ATCCATgatttacactatttttaataaaattgtttattcgatatgtattatatgttaAAAAAGTGTTTGAAATGTATGGTttcaaaaaaatattaggtatttttttaagcaaattagtattaaaatgaCTGCAACACCTTGATAGTAGTATCATATACTCAAGTATAAAACAAACATAATATGTACTGATAAGGAAAAGATTACTTTTTGGAGGGTGGCTTAGTTCCTTCACGGAACCCATTTTTAAAGCGTCTAGGCAATGTTTTCAAATACCTTTTCCTTCCAGTTCCTGTGGTCTTCCTTCTTCTGGCCTTAAATGACCAATTATAATGACGGGTCTTAGCATCAGGATATCCTACAAAAGGATTAGTTAGTGTATACAAATATGTATATCCTATACGATATAtagataatatttatataatataattgtaatttcacaataatatgtaaattcTTGGAAAGAATAACTGTTTGATTGGATATGggtataatttaatggTAAATATGGAATCAAAGCATAAAACGCAAAGGATGAAAACATACCACATGAGGCACATCTTTTTTTTGTGTCATGAAAGGAGCGATTTCCACATCTCAGACAGAGAGTGTGGGTTTTACTGTTACAAAGACCGAATGATCCTGTACCCTTGCCACATTTACCCATTTTGtctaataaatttcaatCTTCCAACTGAATTTCTTTAGtaaaatgaattataaaaaattatattttataaaaaatggaatataaaaaacaagttttgtgaaaaaatttatacttttgACCCCCACCCTCTATTACTCTGATCATCTGCCAAAaactaactatataacatCATAACACATATATTccatatattaataaagaAAGCTACATTTTATGAGAgaatatagtatatttgttgataaaaaattaatctaATGATATATCCATTGTTGTAATGAGTTGATTTGTATTGTGTTTGAATTTGTTATCTAAAAGTGTGTTTGTGTAGCTCAAGAGGCTTTGGAGATCCAAGTGTTCCTTTTGACATCCATCTACGAGTTCCTGTAGcttttttatcatttccTCATCGAAGTCCTTTTGCTCCTAAACtaatataatgtgtaatattattaccatGACTTTAGCATCCAATAGAGCATTTATGATCTTTATAACCTTTTTCATGACCTTTGTTTCTCTTTCCAATTCATTTTCTGATATTCTTTCCAAAAGATTACTTAACATAACTTTGAAAGTGACTCCGTCAATTTCGCTTTTAAATGCCCTTTTAAACCCCTCATCCGACCTGAAAAACCTCTATAATCGTTTTAAAATACCCTGTAGTGTgtaataaaaaatcatcAAGGAGTGACAtgtcattttttatcagCTTTACAGCTCCAGTTTCctagaaattaaattatacagATTAATCTCAGAGATAACTAGAAAGCTATGTAactagttatatattacGGGCAAATGAATGCACTTGAGTATCTTTTTAGCACAAGTTTGGAGTTTATTGCTGATGATGTGATCTACGAGTTTATTTGTGATTACCACCTCAGACGAGTCAATCAACGCCTCGAGTTCtaaataatcttaaaattatgaatcTATTAAAGGTACCAGTAGGTTCTGGGAATGTTTGGTAGTGGTCGTAGTAAGAAATGGTTTCCGTGGGAAGTTCTCCGTAGAATGACACCACCAGAAAGTTCAACTCCTCATCTTGTATCAATATCTTATACATTCCATCATACATCATCTGATCATTtgttaacacattttaatattaagttaaaACTTACTGAATGAATATGTTTAACGGTGTAATCCAATTTAAGAGTAAAGTTATGAAAATGGGTTTCAGAGTAAAGCTCATAAAAGTTGAAATTGAGTCCATTTTCAAGTATCTTAACAGTACATACTATGTAGTCATTTACTAGTCTAACAAAGTCAAACTCTTTAAAGAACAAGTTATACTTTTTAGAAACATTCAGTTGAGGAATATTGTGAGAAAAAGGATAATCTTGTGTATCTTTATCCTTTGAGAAAAGAAGGAAAAAGTCACTAGAAAGAGCAAGGATATCTTCGGATAGCAGGGCCTTAGTGACTGTCACATTTAAATCATCTGTCAACAAATCgtgttttaataatttaataacgTTATCTTCAACTTCAACTAAGCAGTACTTAACTTCAGATGAGGTTTTGTAGACACAAACTGCTAAACTAATATTCTTTACACGATTTTCACAGATTTTTCTTTTCTTACTTCCAgtattaacattttcaCTAGTATTGTAACTTGTTTCATAGAAGAGGTCGAGGTACAGAACCTTGGAGTCACAACGGTCATTATACTCTTCcaaaacaataattttctCGCCGAATCTAAGCTGAAGTTTCTTGAGTTTCTTGGAAATTAGTACCAATAAGGGGTACTTTGAGCGAAGCGGTAGAAAATCCAGAATCCTCTCCCTGAACCTCTTTTCTCCGAATGTTCCGTCCTCCAATAACTTGAAAAGATTGTTTCTGGctgaaaaataaacatcATGGTTACTTCTCCGTATACATATACACTGTTCTGGCAATGAATATGAGTTAACAATTCCACACTCCTACAGTTATTATGAATTAACTTgctatatattaataataaatagtagTAGGGGTTACATTTGTTTCTAAGATTTGCgatttgttttttaaatagAAATACTTGTCATTTTGAGACACAAATGCAGAATCTTCCTTTTCGAGATTTAAATCTATGGAATCATGATCCGAAACCAATGATTCCATTATATGTTACATTTCAAAATcaatttcaacaatttttataaacataataatCCATAGTGTAATGTATAACACATAATATggtacaaatttattaaataataaaatattagcTCAAAATCACTCCCCATGGGCAAACCTACAAAatccattattttattttccacattttttatttattctcaCTTTTgatttcatttaattttatttcacattttaaataccATTTAATggaatttgtttaatttaatctGGTAAATTTGTCAAATCAGTAGACAATGATTATTCCCGTTCGTTGTTTTACTTGCGGTAAAGTTATCGGCCATTTGTGGGAGAAATGGCTGGAAATGCTCAAAAAAGATATTCCAGAAGGGTAAACTTTCTCAATCCAGCTCTACCTAGTTATTCTacatattatcattttataatcTAATGATTAGGCAAGCCTTGGATGATCTTGGTTTAACTCGGTACTGTTGTAGGCGTATGATTTTAACTCACGTTGACTTGATAGAGAAGTTACTTGTATACAATAGTAAGTTTACTCGgttaattgttaattttcaGTCTACGATAAAAGGAACCAGGAAGTTCTTTAACACcatgtaatttattaaacagtattcttacattatatattatcatatattatattttatgatttacaaaatgatcaattttgattattttcctCCTGTTTCTTCACtatatgttttattattatttggTAACTTACTTATCATTTCTCTGAAgtgatttaatatttcattttctCTTCTCATTCTACTCTCGTACTTTTCCAAGGCCTTTGCCCTTTCTTGCTCAGCAGTTAACACctgtaaatataataaaactcTTTAGCTACTGGTttaatatatgtatatataaagGGTAAAAAGGTACCATAGACTCCTTTTTAATTCTCATCCTGTTAATAGCTCTATGCCTTGATCCACTCATAACATAGCCAATTTTctcaaaattttcaatttgTTCTGTAGTAAGTCCAACTTCACCTCTTCTGGGTATCCTCTTCCCCTTTTGAATATACTGTGCAATGGCATCTCCTTCACCTGGCATAAGTTCACCGCCATAACTCACTTTAAAATCCAAAGAAGTACTATTTTTCAAAGGTTTAGGGCCGTATTCCTCATCACTGTCACTTTCAGACTCTTGGTTTTCATTACTTTTATCATTACCAGAGGTTATATCAGAATAATTAGGAACTTCAAGagatttattatcattatcgGTTAATTCAGGGGGTTTATTCTCATCATCAGTAGAATCATTTGACTTTTTTAAAGAATTAAGTTTCAGTTCTTGAGATTTGCGATGGTTTTCCAAAAATTTTGAGTAAACATCGGGACTCGAGCTTCTTGATCTTGCATACACATCTTCACACTTTATTTTCTTCCTAAACCTTTCTTTCGTTCTTTTTTCCATCCATCTTGTCCTTTTTTCATGTTCTTGGTCAGTTATGCCAAATTCcatgaaaattatttctgATTTTCTTACTACATACTGGTGAATGGAATcccatttttattaaattcaaaAGATAATCTACACACTTTCAATAACACAcattatatacacatatacatttataataatattaacataatattttacattaaaaatttaaggAGTGGTCCTAAGGTTCAGTTTCAAACGGATGATGATGAGAGGTATAATTTCTCCTGTGATAACTGTCTCTGTTAAactcatttattttttcgGAGGAATTATCACCAATATCATATTTTAGGATCATTCCCTTACTTGCTGCATTTTTgggtttaaaaaattggtTATTTTCAGCCTCTTTCTTTTCTGGGTGATTTTCAACCACTAGAACAACTTTATTTCCTGAGCTACTACCATCAGGATCTCTGTGTAAGCGAACGAAAAGAGGTGATTCAGACATATCATCTTTAACACTTTTGGAATTGAACttcttattattataatcgTATTCAGAATATTTGATCTCCTTAAACGAGTGATCATCTCTAACGTTCCAGGGCACACTGTAGCTTAAAACTTCCTCATGTTCAGTTACATTTAGAAGTGTGTTATTCCTTGCCAGGGGCTCAATATCCACAACCATATCTGTTTTCCCCTTCTCACTAACTGTGAACTCATTAGCATCACTGTCATAAGAGTATTCGTATAGTTTTGTCGACTTATCCCACCTTTCTATATTGAGAATCCTTAGAGTACCTTTTTTCTCGTTTGAGGCAAC
Above is a window of Theileria parva strain Muguga chromosome 2, complete sequence, whole genome shotgun sequence DNA encoding:
- the RPL37C gene encoding 60S ribosomal protein L37-3 produces the protein MGKCGKGTGSFGLCNSKTHTLCLRCGNRSFHDTKKRCASCGYPDAKTRHYNWSFKARRRKTTGTGRKRYLKTLPRRFKNGFREGTKPPSKK
- the NRPB10L gene encoding DNA-directed RNA polymerases subunit RPABC5 encodes the protein MIIPVRCFTCGKVIGHLWEKWLEMLKKDIPEGQALDDLGLTRYCCRRMILTHVDLIEKLLVYNIYDKRNQEVL
- a CDS encoding Ras-induced vulval development antagonist family protein — encoded protein: MEKRTKERFRKKIKCEDVYARSRSSSPDVYSKFLENHRKSQELKLNSLKKSNDSTDDENKPPELTDNDNKSLEVPNYSDITSGNDKSNENQESESDSDEEYGPKPLKNSTSLDFKVSYGGELMPGEGDAIAQYIQKGKRIPRRGEVGLTTEQIENFEKIGYVMSGSRHRAINRMRIKKESMVLTAEQERAKALEKYESRMRRENEILNHFREMIMKKQEENNQN